One genomic segment of Methanothermococcus okinawensis IH1 includes these proteins:
- a CDS encoding cupin domain-containing protein has translation MIETVYNFTTESDSKLVEKIVNTDEVQIIHMIFPKGEGTPKHFTNSKVHLIVVKGEMTLTLEDQEPKVYPAGTIIHLPFNTKMIAQNLTCDVLEFFVIKAPHPSKIGGPEEPIKINE, from the coding sequence GTGATAGAAACAGTATATAATTTTACAACAGAATCTGATTCAAAACTCGTGGAAAAAATAGTCAATACCGACGAAGTTCAAATTATTCATATGATATTTCCAAAAGGGGAAGGCACACCTAAGCACTTTACAAACTCAAAGGTTCATTTAATAGTTGTAAAGGGGGAGATGACGTTAACTCTGGAAGACCAAGAGCCAAAAGTGTATCCTGCTGGAACAATAATCCATTTGCCGTTTAATACAAAGATGATTGCTCAAAATTTAACATGTGATGTTCTTGAATTCTTTGTAATCAAAGCACCGCACCCTTCAAAAATAGGCGGTCCAGAAGAACCAATTAAAATTAACGAATAA
- the hcp gene encoding hydroxylamine reductase: MESNNTRPTKMFCYQCQETARNTGCTVIGVCGKKDNVANLQDLLIYILKGLAYVCEKTGKSNEEIDEFIVDALFTTITNVNFDDEDIIRKIKKGLELREELKSKYACSECCGELPDYAAWMPKNDEDIIAKAYSKEVSVQATENEDIRSLRELITYGLKGIGAYMCHAMALGYNDENVHKFIKKALVATKDDSLSADDLTALVLETGKYAVDTMALLDKANTETYGHPEITEVDIGVRNNPGILISGHDLKDMEQLLEQTKGTGVDVYTHGEMLPANYYPAFKKYEHFVGNYGGAWHAQLTEFEAFNGPIVMTTNCLVPPKDSYKDRIYMTGAVGFPGLKRIPEDENGNKDFSEVIEHAKKCAPPKRLETGKIVGGFAHNQVLALADKVVEAVKSGAIRKFVVMAGCDGRHNTRKYYTEFAKALPKDTVILTAGCAKYRYIKLNLGDIGGIPRVLDAGQCNDSYSLAVIALKLKEVFGLEDINELPIAYNIAWYEQKAVAVLLALLYLGVKDIVLGPTLPAFLSPNVAKVLVDKFGISTISTVEEDIERLINK; encoded by the coding sequence ATGGAATCAAACAATACAAGACCAACAAAGATGTTCTGCTATCAGTGCCAGGAAACTGCAAGGAACACTGGATGTACAGTAATTGGAGTATGCGGTAAAAAGGATAATGTGGCTAATCTTCAAGACCTTTTAATATATATCTTAAAAGGTTTGGCATATGTATGCGAAAAAACAGGAAAATCTAATGAAGAAATAGACGAATTTATTGTAGATGCACTTTTCACAACAATTACAAATGTGAATTTCGACGATGAAGACATTATAAGGAAAATTAAAAAAGGTTTGGAACTTAGAGAAGAATTAAAGTCAAAATACGCATGTTCAGAATGCTGTGGTGAGCTCCCAGATTATGCAGCATGGATGCCAAAAAATGATGAGGACATTATAGCAAAGGCCTATTCAAAAGAGGTATCTGTCCAAGCAACAGAAAATGAAGATATAAGGTCTTTAAGGGAATTAATAACCTATGGACTTAAAGGTATTGGGGCTTATATGTGCCATGCTATGGCATTAGGTTATAACGATGAGAATGTTCATAAATTCATAAAAAAAGCACTAGTTGCTACAAAGGATGACAGTCTGTCTGCTGATGATTTGACGGCTCTTGTGCTTGAAACTGGTAAATACGCAGTAGATACAATGGCTTTATTGGATAAGGCAAATACTGAAACTTACGGTCATCCTGAAATAACAGAGGTGGATATAGGGGTTAGGAATAATCCTGGTATATTGATAAGTGGTCATGATTTAAAAGATATGGAGCAATTATTGGAACAGACAAAAGGAACAGGGGTAGATGTATATACCCATGGGGAAATGTTGCCTGCAAATTATTATCCTGCATTTAAAAAATATGAGCACTTTGTAGGTAATTATGGAGGAGCTTGGCATGCTCAATTAACAGAGTTTGAAGCATTCAATGGTCCTATTGTAATGACAACAAACTGTCTCGTTCCACCAAAGGACAGCTACAAAGATAGAATATATATGACAGGTGCAGTAGGATTCCCAGGTCTTAAAAGAATTCCAGAAGATGAAAATGGAAATAAAGACTTTTCAGAAGTAATCGAACATGCTAAAAAATGTGCTCCACCAAAAAGACTTGAAACAGGTAAGATTGTAGGTGGATTTGCACATAATCAAGTATTGGCATTAGCTGACAAAGTTGTTGAAGCTGTAAAATCAGGAGCCATAAGAAAATTCGTTGTAATGGCTGGATGTGATGGAAGACACAATACAAGAAAGTATTATACAGAATTTGCTAAGGCATTGCCAAAAGACACTGTAATCCTTACAGCAGGATGTGCAAAATATAGATATATTAAATTAAATTTAGGAGATATAGGGGGAATACCAAGAGTATTGGATGCAGGACAGTGCAACGATAGCTATTCACTTGCTGTAATCGCTCTTAAATTAAAAGAAGTATTTGGATTGGAAGATATAAATGAACTGCCAATAGCATACAATATAGCTTGGTATGAACAGAAAGCTGTCGCTGTATTGCTTGCATTACTTTATTTAGGTGTGAAAGATATAGTTCTTGGACCTACACTGCCTGCATTCTTATCACCAAATGTTGCAAAGGTTCTTGTGGATAAATTTGGAATAAGCACCATTTCAACAGTGGAAGAAGATATTGAAAGATTGATAAACAAATAA
- a CDS encoding ATP-binding protein has translation MFSKIKHIIFGGDNKKTEKTEKEFKKDNVWGPTIDYTKCKNCTLCYKVCENGVFGIVNGRVTVINKSNCVKGCSKCLSVCRYGALSF, from the coding sequence ATGTTTTCAAAAATAAAACATATAATATTTGGTGGGGATAATAAAAAAACTGAAAAAACTGAAAAGGAATTTAAAAAAGATAATGTATGGGGACCTACAATAGATTATACGAAATGCAAAAACTGCACATTATGTTATAAAGTCTGTGAAAATGGAGTGTTTGGCATTGTAAATGGGAGGGTAACAGTCATAAATAAATCCAACTGTGTAAAAGGATGTTCAAAATGTTTAAGCGTATGTAGATATGGGGCTTTGAGTTTTTAA
- a CDS encoding CopG family ribbon-helix-helix protein produces the protein MVNVERISLSFPKFLLKEIDEVAKTKGYSSRSELIRDATRKHILESNQLNKEGTISGIIIIVYTPTKKAMEYMSKAYFEHNDIVKSINQSYITTSCGKNKKVEIFIVEGNSKDVSKFYDKINKIDGKIYDKVVIF, from the coding sequence ATGGTAAATGTTGAAAGAATTAGCCTATCCTTTCCAAAGTTTCTTTTGAAGGAGATAGATGAAGTTGCAAAAACAAAGGGGTATTCAAGTAGAAGTGAGCTCATAAGAGATGCCACAAGAAAGCATATCTTGGAAAGTAATCAGTTAAATAAGGAGGGCACTATTAGTGGTATTATTATAATTGTATATACGCCGACAAAAAAGGCAATGGAATATATGAGTAAGGCATATTTTGAACATAATGATATAGTGAAATCAATAAATCAATCATATATAACCACATCTTGTGGAAAAAATAAAAAAGTAGAGATTTTTATTGTAGAGGGGAATTCGAAAGATGTTTCTAAATTTTATGATAAAATAAATAAAATAGATGGAAAAATATATGATAAAGTAGTTATTTTTTAA
- a CDS encoding PhoU domain-containing protein has product MLRGKEATLAAIIKIIIKDEPETQDEIAQKLNISRRYVAKLLKPLMEKGVVMHPYVVNMDKLSELGIYQDIDEPLNNIIEMFEKMGNNVLFNLDKVVNALKTHNLEDAKCIIFQDYALNKMEEEIHLSIKMDSLKYLPMEQAMLLSLIASNIERCGDYISNIAEEITNGLTIKDYLTNNVDEIFDIIKEMFIIAMDMVKNKKMSFKIYELEENLHKKLDEIMKNISDKGCKSEDINYYIQFGMFLKDVERFGDRCIKIFEASREFYYGVPHDNTPEYVKNIKI; this is encoded by the coding sequence ATGTTAAGAGGAAAAGAAGCCACGCTGGCGGCAATTATCAAAATTATAATTAAAGATGAACCAGAGACACAGGATGAAATTGCCCAAAAACTTAATATAAGCAGAAGATATGTTGCAAAACTTTTAAAACCATTAATGGAAAAAGGAGTTGTAATGCATCCTTATGTTGTTAATATGGATAAGTTATCGGAGCTCGGCATATACCAAGATATAGATGAACCGTTAAATAATATTATCGAAATGTTTGAAAAAATGGGCAATAATGTATTATTTAATTTGGATAAAGTGGTTAATGCACTAAAAACCCACAATTTAGAAGATGCAAAATGTATAATATTTCAAGACTATGCATTAAATAAAATGGAAGAAGAAATTCATTTATCTATTAAAATGGATAGTTTAAAATATTTGCCGATGGAACAGGCAATGCTGTTATCCTTAATTGCTTCAAATATTGAAAGATGCGGGGATTACATATCGAATATTGCCGAAGAAATTACAAATGGATTAACAATAAAGGATTATTTAACCAATAATGTTGATGAGATATTTGATATTATCAAAGAAATGTTTATAATTGCCATGGATATGGTGAAAAATAAAAAAATGAGTTTTAAAATATACGAATTAGAGGAAAATTTACATAAAAAATTGGATGAGATTATGAAAAATATTTCAGATAAGGGATGTAAATCAGAGGATATAAATTATTATATTCAATTTGGAATGTTTTTGAAGGATGTTGAAAGATTTGGAGATAGATGCATAAAAATTTTTGAGGCTTCAAGGGAATTTTATTATGGTGTTCCACATGATAATACACCAGAATATGTAAAAAATATAAAAATATAA
- a CDS encoding CRISPR-associated endonuclease Cas6 → MHNHSGGGFIYSYPKIQYKILGGNANIIGLNEGANILGNIVLELSTLELNHETYKVVDGYIYVKSEDFGVCDNLKRYRFVSPWIALNEKNYSSYKKLNENKRKEKLERIIIGNILSMSKYLNYTVDKKIEANILEYNEIPVNYKKTKFIGFFGKFEVNFDIPNLFGIGGKVSKGFGSVVRMSE, encoded by the coding sequence TTGCACAATCACAGTGGAGGGGGCTTTATATATTCATATCCTAAAATTCAGTATAAAATATTAGGAGGTAATGCCAACATAATAGGACTAAATGAGGGAGCAAATATCTTAGGAAATATAGTATTAGAGCTCAGCACATTAGAACTAAATCATGAAACTTATAAGGTTGTTGATGGTTATATCTATGTAAAATCTGAGGATTTTGGAGTATGCGATAATTTAAAAAGATATAGATTTGTATCTCCATGGATTGCTTTAAATGAAAAGAATTATTCAAGTTATAAAAAATTAAATGAGAATAAGCGAAAAGAAAAGCTTGAAAGGATAATAATTGGAAATATACTATCCATGAGCAAATATCTAAATTATACCGTTGATAAGAAAATAGAGGCTAATATATTAGAATATAACGAAATTCCAGTCAATTATAAAAAAACAAAATTTATTGGATTTTTTGGAAAATTTGAAGTTAATTTTGATATTCCAAATCTTTTTGGGATTGGAGGGAAGGTATCAAAAGGATTTGGCTCAGTGGTGCGTATGTCTGAATAA
- a CDS encoding ABC transporter ATP-binding protein, with protein sequence MAAILEIKNVVKKFITEKKEVLAVDNVSFEVKNNEFLSIVGPSGCGKSTLLRMIAGLEKPTSGEMFIEGKKIEKPGAERSMVFQQYTLLPWRTVLENVGFGLEIKGVPKAERNEISKKFIRMIGLEGFEDAYPYELSGGMQQRVAIARTLANDPKIVLMDEPFGALDAQTRTILQNELLKIWEKDKKTVVFITHSVEEAVYLSDRVIIMTARPGRVKDIVDINLDRPRKRSSMEFIEYKKEIVDKLKDEVLKSYTYKV encoded by the coding sequence ATGGCTGCTATATTGGAAATAAAAAATGTTGTTAAAAAGTTTATTACAGAAAAAAAGGAAGTTTTAGCAGTAGATAATGTGAGTTTTGAAGTTAAAAATAATGAATTTTTATCTATTGTAGGTCCAAGTGGTTGTGGAAAATCCACATTATTGAGAATGATTGCAGGGCTTGAAAAGCCTACATCTGGGGAGATGTTTATTGAAGGGAAAAAAATCGAAAAACCTGGTGCAGAAAGGAGTATGGTGTTTCAGCAATATACATTATTACCTTGGAGGACTGTTTTGGAAAATGTAGGTTTTGGTTTGGAAATAAAAGGAGTTCCAAAGGCAGAACGAAATGAAATATCAAAAAAGTTTATAAGGATGATAGGTTTGGAAGGCTTTGAAGATGCCTATCCCTATGAGCTCAGTGGAGGTATGCAACAGCGAGTGGCAATTGCAAGAACATTAGCAAATGACCCAAAAATTGTGCTTATGGATGAACCCTTCGGAGCTCTGGATGCCCAAACAAGAACAATACTTCAAAATGAACTTTTAAAGATATGGGAGAAGGATAAAAAAACAGTAGTTTTCATAACCCACAGTGTTGAAGAAGCCGTTTATTTATCAGATAGGGTAATTATAATGACTGCAAGACCTGGAAGGGTAAAGGATATTGTAGATATTAATCTTGATAGACCTCGAAAAAGAAGTAGTATGGAGTTTATTGAATATAAAAAAGAAATAGTTGATAAATTAAAGGATGAAGTGCTTAAATCGTATACCTATAAGGTATAA
- a CDS encoding ABC transporter permease, whose protein sequence is MKLLKILKNLILPIFGLVLWEGLAIWLNNPVVLPRLEDVFNVLIHPQNPILGTGVNLVSNTIISIKRVLSGFLIAGIVAVPLGILMGYFSIIHDLFDTFIELLRPIPPLAWVPLALAWFGIGETSMLFIIFIGAFFPILINTIAGVKSVPKILIESVQTLGAKEKDILLKVIIPASSPGILTGLRVGAGIAWMCVVAAEMLPGSDAGLGYLIMYAYSLSRMDIVVASMVIIGIIGLSLDRGLRYVEDRYFKWKTMMK, encoded by the coding sequence ATGAAACTTCTAAAAATTCTAAAAAATTTAATTTTACCTATATTTGGTTTAGTTTTGTGGGAAGGGTTGGCGATATGGTTAAATAATCCCGTAGTATTGCCGAGATTGGAAGATGTTTTCAATGTTTTAATACATCCTCAGAATCCAATATTGGGAACAGGGGTTAATCTTGTAAGTAATACAATTATTAGTATTAAGAGAGTTTTATCGGGCTTTTTAATAGCAGGAATTGTAGCTGTTCCACTTGGTATATTAATGGGGTATTTCTCAATAATCCATGATTTATTTGATACATTCATAGAGCTCCTAAGACCAATACCACCACTTGCATGGGTTCCACTGGCTCTTGCATGGTTTGGAATAGGTGAAACATCCATGCTTTTTATTATATTTATCGGTGCGTTCTTTCCAATATTGATAAATACAATTGCAGGCGTAAAAAGTGTTCCAAAGATACTTATAGAATCAGTTCAGACCCTCGGTGCTAAGGAAAAGGACATACTTTTAAAAGTTATTATTCCTGCATCATCACCTGGAATTTTAACTGGATTGAGGGTTGGGGCAGGTATAGCTTGGATGTGTGTTGTAGCAGCTGAGATGCTACCAGGAAGCGATGCTGGTTTAGGATATTTAATTATGTATGCCTATTCACTCAGTAGGATGGATATTGTCGTGGCTTCAATGGTAATAATTGGTATAATTGGGTTATCCCTTGATAGGGGGTTGAGATATGTTGAGGATAGATACTTTAAATGGAAAACCATGATGAAATAA
- a CDS encoding homocitrate synthase family protein yields MKWKEVCPYNPKLNLRDAYIYDTTLRDGEQTPGVCFTKEQKLNIARKLDELGIKQIEAGFPAVSKKEREIVKCISNEGLNAKILALSRALKDDIDKALNCDVDGIITFIATSPLHLKYKLHKSIDEVEEMGMNAVEYAKDHGLFVAFSAEDATRTPIEDLIRIHKNAEEHGADRVHIADTVGAGTPQSIYYICSELSKNLKKAHIGVHCHNDFGFAVINSIYGLLGGAKAVSTTVNGIGERAGNASLEELVMALMVLYDVDMELNISVIKELSKMVEEYSNMPVPVNKPIVGDRVFYHESGIHVDAVLENPLTYEPFLPEKIGQKREIVLGKHSGCKAVESKLKEMGIEVSRDKLWEIVKKVKETREGGEYIDDKTFKKIVNELLINNRQ; encoded by the coding sequence ATGAAATGGAAAGAAGTATGCCCATATAATCCAAAATTAAATCTAAGAGACGCCTATATATATGATACCACATTGCGAGATGGGGAACAAACACCGGGCGTATGTTTTACAAAGGAACAAAAATTAAACATTGCAAGAAAATTGGATGAGCTTGGTATCAAACAAATTGAAGCTGGGTTTCCTGCGGTGTCAAAAAAAGAGAGGGAGATAGTAAAATGTATATCTAATGAAGGATTGAATGCAAAAATATTGGCACTATCGCGAGCTCTAAAAGATGACATTGATAAAGCCCTAAATTGTGATGTAGATGGAATAATTACCTTTATAGCTACATCTCCCCTTCATTTGAAATATAAACTTCATAAATCCATAGATGAAGTTGAGGAAATGGGAATGAATGCTGTGGAATATGCAAAAGACCACGGTCTTTTTGTAGCATTTTCAGCAGAGGACGCTACAAGAACACCTATTGAGGATTTAATAAGAATCCACAAGAATGCAGAAGAACATGGGGCAGATAGAGTCCATATTGCAGATACCGTAGGTGCAGGGACGCCTCAATCAATATATTATATATGTTCAGAATTAAGCAAAAATTTAAAAAAAGCACATATTGGGGTTCATTGCCACAATGATTTTGGTTTTGCAGTAATAAATTCAATTTATGGGCTTTTGGGCGGTGCAAAAGCTGTATCTACCACAGTAAATGGCATAGGTGAGAGGGCAGGAAATGCATCATTGGAGGAGCTCGTCATGGCATTGATGGTTTTATATGATGTTGATATGGAGCTCAATATATCTGTAATAAAAGAACTATCCAAAATGGTGGAAGAATATTCCAACATGCCAGTTCCTGTAAATAAACCAATAGTAGGGGACAGAGTATTTTATCATGAAAGCGGTATTCATGTTGATGCTGTGCTTGAAAATCCACTAACTTATGAGCCTTTTCTTCCTGAAAAAATTGGTCAAAAAAGAGAAATCGTGCTTGGAAAACATTCTGGATGTAAAGCTGTGGAATCTAAATTAAAGGAAATGGGTATTGAAGTATCCAGAGATAAATTATGGGAAATTGTTAAAAAGGTAAAGGAAACAAGAGAAGGCGGGGAGTATATAGATGATAAAACATTTAAGAAGATAGTTAATGAGTTATTAATAAATAATAGGCAATAA
- the mmp3 gene encoding methyl-coenzyme M reductase-associated protein Mmp3, producing MAEVLVNNTKKSGKFLKDVIAGEPYKMGANIVIIKGIKKEEEKESKKYKITTTKGSMIVGITESSDTVEFWNKNYKKFNGKHIGWKSVSDVSFGNITIDLPMSNKAEKFKKWDVILGISGFDKTEGYIIFIKKDTQEVYGIENPKIGILIAGKRVLSELTSEDYIISIEPIRESREKIDYLTTTDLNMELEDGWKIWTYCEAEFEGPSKTVEHALALMEDGYFEITEFTNTFIADCRLQTLSIDEDNLEDRKRGAITVRNIGAGVGKVYIYKENRASSLSHTVVGKITKGIELADFSDTGIISVVSKPERLNAIGKTQKEASELFKKHGITHKMEGNTDENAIIIEQSPEYTLDVLKSKEVITKGISPDELLYIEIYDDKAPNTAWYFRKTTGLTTKNIGTLKVYFKTGDMVMFERNDEYSKGLLPENTPSESLEGGVIGVTNMVKRYKGYIGIRLSPNDKYGPTGETFEGTNIVGKIVKNGDIIKKLKAKDTLYILEVKK from the coding sequence ATGGCTGAGGTATTAGTTAATAATACTAAGAAATCTGGAAAATTTCTTAAAGATGTGATAGCAGGAGAACCATACAAGATGGGGGCAAATATAGTAATTATAAAAGGAATAAAAAAAGAGGAAGAGAAAGAATCAAAAAAATATAAGATTACCACCACAAAAGGTTCTATGATAGTCGGTATCACGGAGAGCTCCGATACAGTGGAATTTTGGAATAAAAATTATAAAAAATTCAATGGAAAACACATAGGCTGGAAAAGTGTTTCTGATGTATCCTTTGGAAATATAACAATTGATTTGCCGATGAGCAATAAGGCTGAAAAATTCAAAAAATGGGATGTAATATTGGGTATTTCTGGATTTGATAAGACAGAAGGTTATATTATATTTATTAAAAAAGATACTCAAGAGGTTTATGGTATTGAAAATCCAAAAATTGGTATATTAATTGCTGGAAAAAGGGTTTTATCCGAATTAACCTCCGAGGATTATATAATATCCATTGAGCCAATAAGGGAATCAAGAGAAAAAATAGATTATTTAACAACAACAGACCTAAATATGGAGTTAGAGGACGGATGGAAAATATGGACATACTGTGAAGCAGAATTTGAAGGACCTTCAAAAACTGTGGAGCATGCCCTTGCATTAATGGAAGATGGTTATTTTGAAATTACAGAATTTACAAATACATTTATTGCAGATTGCAGATTGCAGACTCTAAGTATTGATGAGGATAATCTTGAAGATAGGAAAAGAGGAGCAATTACCGTTAGAAATATTGGGGCGGGAGTTGGTAAAGTATACATATACAAGGAGAATAGGGCATCTTCGTTATCCCACACCGTAGTGGGTAAAATAACCAAAGGTATAGAGCTCGCAGACTTTTCAGATACTGGTATCATATCTGTGGTATCAAAACCAGAACGATTAAATGCCATAGGAAAAACTCAAAAAGAAGCATCTGAATTATTTAAAAAGCATGGTATTACTCACAAAATGGAAGGTAATACCGATGAAAATGCCATAATAATAGAACAAAGTCCAGAATATACTTTGGATGTTTTGAAATCGAAAGAGGTAATTACAAAAGGTATATCCCCCGATGAATTATTGTATATTGAGATATACGATGATAAGGCACCTAATACGGCATGGTATTTTAGAAAAACTACGGGACTTACAACAAAAAATATAGGAACTTTAAAGGTATATTTCAAAACTGGGGATATGGTTATGTTTGAAAGAAATGATGAATATTCAAAAGGCTTATTGCCAGAAAATACCCCATCTGAAAGTCTTGAAGGAGGAGTTATTGGAGTAACCAATATGGTTAAAAGATATAAGGGATATATTGGTATAAGGTTAAGTCCAAATGATAAATATGGACCTACGGGAGAAACATTTGAAGGAACAAATATCGTAGGTAAAATTGTTAAAAATGGGGATATTATTAAAAAACTTAAAGCTAAGGATACACTGTATATATTGGAGGTAAAAAAATAA
- the yhbY gene encoding ribosome assembly RNA-binding protein YhbY — protein MTIEEPINDKNSNEKRLTSKAKKMLRAQSHNITPVVWVGKEGVGKVIMEVKRQIKDRGLIKVKIRKGALEHSDKKEIAEKIAIETNSEIVSLVGNVITLFKPREGWKKYTTTKKPKKEKYIEEFEKFRIGRKLRK, from the coding sequence ATGACAATAGAAGAGCCTATAAATGATAAAAACAGCAATGAAAAAAGACTAACATCCAAAGCTAAAAAAATGCTCAGAGCTCAGTCACATAATATAACCCCCGTAGTGTGGGTTGGTAAAGAAGGAGTGGGTAAGGTAATAATGGAAGTCAAGAGGCAGATAAAAGATAGAGGACTTATAAAAGTCAAAATTAGGAAAGGTGCATTAGAACATAGCGATAAAAAAGAAATTGCAGAAAAAATAGCCATTGAAACAAACTCTGAAATAGTAAGTTTGGTAGGTAATGTAATTACACTGTTTAAACCAAGAGAAGGCTGGAAAAAATATACTACTACCAAAAAACCAAAAAAAGAAAAATATATAGAAGAATTTGAAAAATTTAGAATAGGACGAAAGCTTAGAAAATAG
- a CDS encoding 30S ribosomal protein S19e: MTTVYDVPPTKLIEKLAEKLKEMNIEEPSWTAFVKTGAHKERQPDNDDWWYIRCASVLRKIYTNGPVGVEKLRSAYGGKKNRGHKPEKFVKGSGNVVRTALQALEKLELVKRTREGRAITAKGQSLLNNTAKEVKDEIIGEIPALSKY, from the coding sequence ATGACAACAGTATATGATGTTCCCCCAACAAAATTGATTGAAAAATTGGCAGAAAAATTAAAAGAAATGAATATCGAAGAACCTTCTTGGACAGCATTTGTTAAAACAGGAGCTCATAAAGAAAGACAACCTGACAATGATGACTGGTGGTATATAAGATGTGCTTCTGTTCTAAGAAAAATATATACAAATGGACCAGTTGGTGTTGAAAAATTAAGAAGTGCCTATGGTGGAAAAAAGAACAGAGGACACAAACCTGAGAAATTCGTAAAAGGTAGCGGTAATGTTGTGAGAACTGCATTGCAGGCATTGGAAAAATTAGAGCTCGTTAAAAGAACAAGAGAGGGTAGGGCAATTACTGCAAAAGGACAGTCATTATTAAATAATACTGCAAAAGAAGTTAAAGACGAGATAATTGGCGAAATTCCTGCATTGTCAAAATACTGA
- a CDS encoding DNA-binding protein encodes MDPEEIKRRKMLEMQQRAAANAGVDEQALQQQQQYELQKRKILKQILSEAARARLSRIRMVKPEFAEQVELQLIQLAQMGRLQIPVSDEQLKLLLDKIYEMGKSKKKDIKFIRK; translated from the coding sequence ATGGACCCTGAAGAAATAAAAAGAAGAAAAATGTTAGAAATGCAGCAAAGAGCCGCTGCTAATGCCGGAGTTGATGAACAGGCACTTCAACAGCAACAACAATATGAGCTCCAAAAAAGAAAAATACTTAAACAGATTCTATCCGAAGCTGCAAGGGCGAGATTATCAAGAATTAGAATGGTAAAACCTGAATTCGCAGAACAGGTTGAACTACAACTTATTCAGCTAGCTCAGATGGGAAGATTACAAATTCCAGTATCTGATGAGCAGTTAAAACTACTTTTGGATAAAATATATGAAATGGGCAAGTCTAAGAAGAAAGATATTAAATTTATTAGAAAATAG
- a CDS encoding DUF7411 family protein: MEKVHVLFSGGKDSSLSAILLKKLGYEPELITVNFGILDSYRYAQETAKILALPHNVEYLDQEILEKSVDIILKDGFPSNGIQYIHKTVIELLSDKYKIIADGTRRDDRVPKLSYSEIQSIEMRKKIQYITPLMGFGHKTIRSLVNSYFIISEKESEDLLKSDYETEIRELIKLRGENPLNYFPKHIQSRVVGLKEKI; the protein is encoded by the coding sequence ATGGAAAAGGTTCATGTTCTATTCAGTGGTGGTAAAGATAGCTCATTATCTGCCATACTTTTAAAAAAACTTGGTTATGAACCTGAACTTATAACCGTAAATTTTGGAATACTTGATTCTTACAGGTATGCCCAAGAAACCGCAAAAATATTGGCACTTCCCCATAATGTAGAATATTTAGACCAAGAAATACTTGAAAAATCCGTAGATATCATCTTAAAAGATGGTTTTCCATCAAACGGCATTCAATATATCCATAAAACTGTTATAGAGCTATTATCCGATAAATATAAGATTATTGCAGATGGGACAAGAAGAGATGACAGGGTTCCAAAATTATCCTACTCAGAAATTCAAAGTATTGAAATGAGAAAAAAAATTCAATACATAACTCCATTAATGGGATTTGGTCATAAAACCATCAGGTCTCTTGTTAATAGCTATTTTATCATCTCTGAAAAAGAAAGTGAAGATTTATTAAAATCTGATTATGAAACTGAGATAAGAGAATTGATAAAATTAAGAGGAGAAAATCCGCTAAATTACTTCCCAAAACATATACAATCAAGAGTTGTAGGTCTTAAAGAAAAAATATAA
- a CDS encoding 50S ribosomal protein L39e, which yields MSSIKPHAKKLRLGKALKQNRRVPLFAVAKTKGKVRNHPKMRNWRRNNLKK from the coding sequence ATGTCATCAATTAAACCACATGCTAAAAAATTAAGATTAGGTAAAGCATTAAAACAGAACAGAAGAGTTCCCTTATTTGCCGTTGCAAAAACCAAAGGTAAAGTAAGAAATCACCCAAAAATGAGAAATTGGAGAAGAAATAACCTTAAAAAATAA